TCGTTGATGATCATCCACTGTTTCGTCATGCTTTAATTCAAGCCGTTCGTTATAGCCTGCCACAAGCGCAAATCCATGAAACTGCTGCTGTGAATGAGTTTTATGAACGTCTAGAGAAAGGTCCTGAACCAGATCTTGTTTTGCTGGACTTGAATTTACCAGGGGCTTCAGGCTTCTCCGCTTTGGTTCATGTACGCGCGCAGTATCCTTCATTGCCAATTATTGTGGTGTCTGCACATGAAGAAGCCAGCATTATCCAACGCTCAATTGCACATGGTGCGATGGGCTATATTCCAAAATCGGCACATCCAAGTCATATTGGTGAAGCGATTCGTGAAGTGTTGGAAGGGGAAATCTGGTTACCACCAAACTTGCCTGCCAATATGAACTTCGACCCACGTGCGGCTGATGAAACTGCTTTAGCTGAACGTATTCAATCTTTAACACCACAACAGTTCCGTGTGTTGATGATGGTGGCAGAAGGTTTACTCAATAAACAAATTGCTTATGAGTTAGATGTGTCAGAAGCGACCATCAAAGCGCATGTCACTGCAATTTTCCGTAAGCTCGGTGTACAAAATCGTACCCAAGCTGTATTAGCAATTAATGCGTTGAATATCGAAGAAAAGAAAATATAAACACTTTGATATCGCCAAAAAGAAAAAGGAGTCGATGGTTCGACTCCTTTTTTGTTGTGTGTTTCACTTAAAATTACGCGATATAGTCCTGTTTTGGTGTCATATCTGCACAAAATAATGGGTTTAATGCACACTGTAATTCATCAATTTCTTCCTGCGACACATAGCCTTTATTTTTTAAAAATTCAGCGACACGTTCATCGCGTAAACTTAAGAATGTCGCATCATAAACACCAAGATCGACAAATAGCGCTGCGGTTTCAAGGCTATTAAAGCGGTCTAAATATACATCGTTGCCATACATCAAAAAGATATGGTCTTCATCGGCATGTGGGTCAACATTCAAACTTTCTGCCAAAACTTCAGGCGGTGTTTTAATAAATAGCAGTTCGGAGAGTTCATCAAACTGAGTGGTATCCAGTTTGAGTTCACCGGTTTTTACATGACCCAACCATGCTTTAAACACCAATACCGCACCGCCGCGTAGTAACATGCTCCAAATTTGGTGGCGAACTTCATGGCTTAATTCGCGTGATTCGACTTCTAAACTTTGAATCAGTTTCGATTCTTGTTCGGCAATTCGTTCAAATAAGCCTAGACCTTGAGGCTTGTAGGCATAAGGCTGGAATACATCAAAATGCAGCTCATCAAAAACTTTTAAGGCCAAAGGGACTGCGCTTTGAT
This window of the Acinetobacter sp. NCu2D-2 genome carries:
- a CDS encoding response regulator produces the protein MNILIVDDHPLFRHALIQAVRYSLPQAQIHETAAVNEFYERLEKGPEPDLVLLDLNLPGASGFSALVHVRAQYPSLPIIVVSAHEEASIIQRSIAHGAMGYIPKSAHPSHIGEAIREVLEGEIWLPPNLPANMNFDPRAADETALAERIQSLTPQQFRVLMMVAEGLLNKQIAYELDVSEATIKAHVTAIFRKLGVQNRTQAVLAINALNIEEKKI